Proteins from one Dromiciops gliroides isolate mDroGli1 chromosome 6, mDroGli1.pri, whole genome shotgun sequence genomic window:
- the LOC122731346 gene encoding olfactory receptor 5B12-like has translation MENGSEVREFILVGLTDVPELQIPLFIMFTVIYFITLVGNLGMVVIISWDSHLHTPMYFFLSNLSLVDFGYSTAITPKVMAGFLTGNKIISYNGCAAQMFFFVAFATVESYLLAAMAYDRHAAVCKPLHYTTTMTSSVCVGLVIGSYFCGFLNSSIHTGDTFNLHFCRSNVVPHFFCDIPPLLALSCSDTHISELVVFFVVGFNVFFAIIVILISYLFIFIAILRMRSAEGRQKAFSTCGSHLTAVSIFYGTIIFMYLQPSSSHSMDTDKMASVFYTMIIPMLNPLIYSLRNKEVKSAFRKVVEGTKSSLGSDF, from the coding sequence ATGGAGAATGGTTCAGAGGTGAGAGAGTTCATTCTTGTGGGATTAACAGATGTGCCAGAGCTCCAGATTCCCCTCTTCATAATGTTCACTGTCATCTACTTCATCACCCTGGTGGGGAACCTGGGAATGGTGGTGATTATCTCTTGGGATTCTCATCTCCACACGCCCATGTACTTTTTCCTCAGCAACCTCTCTTTGGTGGATTTTGGCTACTCTACAGCTATTACTCCTAAAGTCATGGCTGGGTTCCTCACAGGCAACAAAATCATCTCCTACAATGGATGTGCTGCACAAATGTTCTTCTTTGTGGCATTTGCCACTGTTGAAAGTTATCTCCTGGCTGCTATGGCTTATGATCGACATGCAGCTGTGTGTAAGCCCCTCCATTACACCACCACCATGACatccagtgtgtgtgtgggtcTAGTCATTGGCTCCTATTTCTGTGGTTTTCTGAACTCTTCTATTCACACTGGAGACACTTTCAACCTCCACTTCTGCAGGTCCAATGTGGTTCCCCACTTTTTTTGTGATATTCCACCCCTCTTGGCTCTCTCCTGCTCTGACACACACATCAGTGAATTGGTGGTTTTCTTTGTTGTGGGATTCAATGTCttttttgccattatagtcatcTTGATATCTTATTTATTCATCTTTATTGCCATCCTGAGGATGCGCTCAGCTGAGGGTCGTCAGAAAGCCTTCTCCACTTGTGGTTCCCATCTCACAGCAGTGTCTATATTCTATGGGACAATTATCTTCATGTATTTGCAACCCAGTTCTAGTCACTCCATGGACACAGACAAAATGGCATCAGTGTTTTACACCATGATCATCCCCATGTTGAACCCTCTCATCTACAGCTTGAGGAACAAGGAAGTTAAGAGTGCTTTTAGGAAAGTTGTTGAGGGTACAAAGTCTTCATTAGGCTCTGATTTTTAA